Below is a genomic region from Candidatus Coatesbacteria bacterium.
CGAACAGCCGCCCCACGGGGACATAGAGTACGCTGGCCAGCATCAGGGCGAAGATGAAGCCCACCAGGCCGACCAGCTCGTTGATCAGCCCGGCCACGGCGCCGCGGATCAGCGCGGCCGCCATCAGGATCAGGAATAACCAGTCGAGCCAGCCCATCGCGAACTCCTTAGAGGGTGCAGGCGGTGCAGAGGGCGATGGAATTCAGCTTGGTCTCGGCGTCGTCGGCCCGGGAGAGCAGGACGATCGGCGCCGCGGCACCGGCGATCAGGCCGCCGATCTTGGCCCCGGCCAGGTAGAGCAGGCCCTTGGCGAAGATGTTGCCGGCGCGGATATCGGGCACCAGCAGGATGTCGGCCCGTCCGACGACTTCGCCGCCGATACCCTTGATCGCTGCCGCTTCGGCGCTGACGGCCAGGTCCAGGGCCAGCGGGCCGTCGACCTCGCAGGGGCCGAACTGCCCCCGGGCGGCCATCTGGGTCAGCGAGGCGGCGTCCAGGGTGTCGGGCATGTCGGGGTTGACCTTCTCCACGGCGCCCAGCACGGCGGCGCGGGGCCGCTGGTAGCCCAGCTTGCGCAGGGAGGCCACGGCGTTGTGCAGGATGGCGGCCTTGGTCGGCAGGTCGGGGCAGATGTTCATCCCGCCGTCGGTGACCCACAGCAGGCGCTCCTGACCGGGAACCTCGAGGGCGGCGATGTGGCTGAGCAGCTTACCCGAGCGCAGACCGCGCTCCTTGTCCAGCACGGCCTTGAGCAGGGTGCCGGTGGAGACGGCGCCCTTCATCACCATCCCGGCTTTTCCGGCGCGGACCAGCTCGACGGCGCGGGCGGCGATCGCGGTGTCACCGGCGACGTCGACGATCTCGCCGGCCGCCTCGACGCCGGCCTTGTCGGCGGCGGCGCGGATCTCGGCCTCCGATCCGACGAGGACGGCCTCGGCCACGCCGGCCTCCCGGGCCGCGGCGACGGCCTCGAGGGTACTGGCGTGGGCGGCGCCGGCCACGGCCAGCACCTGACCCGTACGTTCGCTCACCCGTCGGCGGATCTCGCTGAACGACTTGATCATGCAAACCTCCTTAACGGACCGTCGCCCGCGGCGAGGATCCGTCGAGTCCGGGGTTGATCGATTGTTGGACGGTTAGCCGCCGCTCTCGAGTTCGGCCAGGGCCCGCTCGGCGGCGGGGTAATCCGGGCGCAGTTCGAGGGCGCGGCGGTAGGCCGACGCCGCGGCGGCGGCGTCGTCCAGAGCGGCGTGGGCCCGGCCGGTCAGGTAGTTGGCCCGGGCGTCGTCGGCCTCGGCGGCCAGGGCGGTTTCCAGCTCGGCGAGGGCCGCGGCGGGTTCGCCGGAACGCAGCAGGGCGTCGCCCAGGTAGATCCGGGCCTCGAGGAAGTCGGGATCGTGCTCCAAGGCCCGGCGGTAGGCCGTAGCGGCGGCGGCGAAATCGCCCCGGGCGAAGGCGGCGTCGCCCGCGCGCAGGGCCTCCAGGGCCGCCGGATCCCGGCTGGTGAAACCGATCTCCTCCTCGTCGGTCAGCAGGCCCGTCACCCGGATGACCTCCCGGGCCAGGGGCTGGAGGGGGTCGAGCTCCAGGGCGGCCTCGGCCCGGGCCAGAGCGCCGGAGAGCCGTCCGTGGCGCAGCTCCAGCAGGGCCAGCCAGGCCAACGGCTCGGCTGCGCCGTTCTCGAGTTCGGCGGCGTGGCGGAAGGCCTCGCCGGCCCCCTCGAGGTCGCCGCGGCCGTAAGCCAACTGGCCCAGGGCCAGATGGTAGGGGTAGCAGGCGCCGCGCACCCGCTCGGAGTAGGAGTCGGTCAGCCGGGCCAGCCGTCCCTCGACCTCGCCGGTACCGTCCTCGAGGGCCTCGATGATCCGCCAGCTCTCGGCGGCCAGCTCGCGCAGCAGGGCCGATTCGGGCAGCACCAGGGGCGGGACCTCGCGCACCTCGACGGCGCCGGCGGCGGTGACGCATAACAGGATGGCCAGACTGAGCAGGCGGCGGATCATCGGTTCAATCCCGGTGGGGTTCGATGGAGTCTTCGTTGACGGTGATCAGCTCCCGGGCCCGGCGCAGCAACAGCTCGCGCAGCTCGGGGGGCGACTGCACCCGGGCGTCGCCGCCGAAGCCGGCCAGCCAACGGACCAGCTCCTCCAGGTGGGCCGTGCGCAGGGTCAGCACCACGCTGCCGTCGGCGCGGAAGCTCAGCCGCTGGCTGGGGTGCCACTCGCGCTCGGCGACCAGGCGGGCGGCCTCACCGCGGAACTCGAGGGCCACCCGGTGCTCCGGGGCGCCCAGCCGGAAGCCGAAGGCGTCGGCCAGGGCGGCGTCGAGGTCGAAATCCCGCGGGACCGTGTAGCGCTCATCGGTCTCGCGCAGGCCCTTGATCCGGGCCAGCGGCAGGGCAGCGCGCTCGTCGGCGCCGACCTCCAGGCCCAGCAGGTGCCAGGCCGTGTTGAGATGCACGACGTGGTAGGTCTCGAACTCCAGGGCCCGCCAACCGCCCGTCGCCGGTTCGTAGAGGTCGAGGGTCACCCGGCGCCGGCGGCGCAGGGAGCGGGCGGCGGCCTCGACGACGGCGGTGTCGAGGCGTCGGGTACGCCGGGCGGCGTAGTCGAAGGCGGCGACCTCGGCCTCGACGATCAGCAGCTCGTTCTCGGTCAACAGCTCGCGCAGGCGGCCCAGCAGGCCGGCCAGGGCCGGAGCGCGGGGCTGACCCGCCGTCTGCTCGACCAGTTTGCCCGCCAGCAGCAGCCCGACCATCTCGCCGTGGCGGATGAAGTTGGCCGGCAGGACGTAGCTCGGATCGGTATAGTAGTAACCGCCGCCGCCGTCGCTGCGCCGGTAGGCCAGCGGCGCGCCGAGCTGGTCGCGCAGGTAGGCCAGGTCGCGGTAGACGGTCCGCTCGGCGACCTCGAAGCGGCGGGCCAGCTTTTCGACCGTCGGCAGCCCGCCGGCGCGCACCAGGCGGTCGATCTCCAGCAGGCGGCGCAGGGCCGTCTTGTTGGGCCACTCCAGACCGTTGTGCGGCGTCATGAGCACCCTCCACGGCGGCGCTCGAACTCCTCGAGCAGCTCCCGGGGGCGCGAGGTCCCCAGGCGGTTGGCTCCGGCCTCGAACAGGGCGGCGGCGTCGTTCAGGCTGCGGATCCCGCCGGCGGCCTTGACGTCCATCGCCGTACCCACGGCGTTGCGCAGCACCTGGACGTGGTCGGTCCGCGTCGCTCCCCGCGTGCCGGTGGCCGTCTTGACGAACTCCGCCCCGGCCTCCAGGCACAGCTCGGCTCCCCGGGCCATCTCCTCGGGCTCCAGCAGGGGGCACTCCAGGATGATCTTGAGTACGCACCCCCGGGCGGCCCGGCGGAGCTCGGCCAGCTCGGCGGCCAGCTCCCGGGTCCGGCGAGTCTTGAGCAAACTCAGGTCGGGGACGGCGTCGAGTTCATCGGCCCCGGCGTCCAACAGCTCGCCGATCTCGGCGACCTTGCGCGCCGTCGGGCGGCCGCCGAGGGGGAAGTCGACCACCCCGATCAGGTCCAGAGCGCCGCCGGCCCCGTCGATCAGCCGCCGCGCGGCGGCCAGATGGCGGGGCAGCACGCACAGGCCCTTGACCCCCAGCTCCAGGCAGTCGGACACGCAGCTTTCCAGCTCCGTCCGCGTGGCCGCGGGCCCCAGCAGGGCGGCGTCGATCGTCCAGGCCAGGGAGGCCCGGCTGATGCGCTCCAGCAGGGAGCGGCCGTGGCGCAGGCTGACCGGCGGCGTTTCCACTAGTCGGCGGCTCCCCCGCCGTCGTCCCGGGCGGGTTCGGCGTTGTCGGCCTCGCCGCCGTTATCGGCGCCCTCTTCGTCGGCCTCCCGCTCCGTCGTCGCCGTGTCGGAGCTCTCGCCCGTCCGCTCGCCGATGTAGTTCAGCCGCAGCTCGGTCAGCACCTGGTCGAGCATCCGGCGTTCGCCGTCTTCCAGGCCGTTACGCAGCTTGTAATCGAGAGTCTCCAGCAGATCGATGGTCGAGCGGGCGGCGTCCAGATCGCGCCGGACCTCCCCCGTGGTCGGCTCGGCCAGCTTGCCCAGCTGGACCATGGCGCTGGAGTGGAGGGAGTAGACCAGGGCGGTGAAGCGGGCGGTGTGCAATTTTCGTTCTTCGTCCATTGAAACCTCCCGGCGGCGGGGTTCGACAGGGTTGGTCACCGCGCGGACGTCAATCCAGTGTCTCCTGCAGCTCCTGGAGCAACTGCTTCTGCTTGCGGCTGAGCCGCTTGGGCACCCAGGACTTGACGGTGACCCGCAAATCGCCGCGGCGGCCGCCGCCGACGGCGGGGAAACCGGCCCGGCGGATCTTGAACACGGTGTCGGGCTGGGTGCCGGCGGGGATCTTCAACTCCTCGGTCCCCTCGAGGGTCGGCACGGCGACGCGGTCGCCCAGGGCCAGTTGGGGGTAGGAGAGCTCCAGCTCCAGCAACAGGTCGCGACCGTTGCGGCCGAAGTGCTGGTGCGGTTCCAGTCCGACCTCGAGGTACAGGTCGCCGCGGATCCCCGGCACGCTGCCGTCGTGGCCCTCGCCGGAGACCCGGATACGCTGGCCGTCATCGATGCCGGCGGGGATGCGGACCTTGACCCGTCGGCGCCGCAACAGCCGCCCCCGGCCGTCGCAGTCCGCGCAGGGCTCGCTGATGATCTTGCCCGCGCCGCCGCACTCCGGGCAGGTCGTCTCCAGGCGCATGAAACCGGCGGAGCGGACGACGCGGCCGCGCCCCCGGCAGGTGGGGCAGGTCTGGGGTTCGTGGCCGGGCTCGGAGCCCGAGCCGCCGCAGCGATCGCAGATCTCCTCGCGCTCCAGGGTCAGGGTGCGCTCGAGGCCCTCCAGGGCCTGGCGATAGTCGATCTCCACCCGGGCGGCGATGTCGCCCCCCCGGCGCATCCGTCGGCCGCGGCGCCCGCCGCCCATCGGTCCGCCGAACAGCCCGCCGAAGAGGTTGCCGAAGAGGTCGAAGATGTCGGAGACGTCGTCGAAGCCCCGGTAGCCGCGCCCTTTCAGCCCGTCGTGGCCGTGGCGGTCGTAGACGGCCCGCTTCTGGTCGTCGGAGAGGACCTGGTAGGCCTCCGAACACTCCTTGAAGCGCTCCTCGGCCGCGGGGTCGTCGGGGTTGCGGTCCGGATGGTACTGCAGGGCCTTCTTGCGGTAGGCGCGCTTGATGGTCGCCTTGTCGGCGTCCCGGGAGACCTCGAGGATCTCGTAGTAGTCACGTTCGTGGATGGTCATCGGTGAAGTACCGGGTTGTTGGAATGAATAAGACGGTTGAAGAGCGCAGTCACTCTGGCTGGCACGGCTTCGCTTCTTCGGCGAAGACCTTCAATCCTGCTCGGATTACTTGGTGCAACAGTTCGATTCGACCAGCAATGTTCTTTCTGGTCTGCTCTTTTTCCTCTTCTGCGTATCCTTTTGCTGTTGCAAGACTGGAGAATAGCTCGATATCCTCCCGCAACAAAACCGGATTGTGTAAAAGTTCTTCATGGCACTCGTAACATAAAATTCCAAAATCATGTTCGAATTCTGCCAGATCTGATTCGGAGAGAATCGCTTCACGCTGCTCGTTTGGTCTGTTCTTTGACCTGCCGAAAAAGCGTTCTGGTACGAAATGGTGTGCGGTTGCGTGTGAACGCCCCCGGATAGTTGGTTGGGCGTACTCGCCCTCCCGGTGAAGAGTACAGCCGCATATCGCGCATTTCTCCATAATCGAGCTTCTTCGGCTTTCTACTTTTCTTTACTACTGAGTTTGGGTAATCCTTAGCGAGAGGTTTCGAAGACCACCGGTTCCCAGCTCTCGCAGTGGGGGTTGGCCAGCAGGCCGGCGTCGCGGGCCCGGCAGTCCACCAGGGCCGCCAGGTTCTCGCCGCCGGCCGAACCCTCCAGCCAGAGGGTCCAGAGGACGGCGTACTCGACGCCCTCGACCCCCGTCAGGCCGAGGTTGTTCCGGCAGTAGGCCCGGGCGTCGCGGCCGCGGAAGTCGTCCAGTTTGCGCACCAGTGCGCCGTGGGCCTTACCCGCACGCCGTGCGGGGGGTTCGAGGCCGGTCAGGGAGGCCACCCGCCGCCAGGTGTGCTTGGCCGGGTTGACGAAACGGCTGCTGCCCTCGAGGAGTTCCTCCGTCAGCTCCGCCGGCTCGAAGTCGCCGCGGAAGCGCCAGAGCTCCTCGCGCTCCAGGGCCGCCAGCTCAGCGTGGCCCATCAGCTCGCGCAGGGCCAGCCGGGCGCTGACCGCCACGGTGTCCGGGGTTTTCAACCGCACCAACAGGTTGAGTTCGGCCATCGCTATCCCACCCCCAGATGCGCCGCCAGGGAGCCGAAGATCTTGCGGCCCGGTCCGGGCGCGTCCAGCGGTGTCGAGCCGTTGAGCTCGCGCCGCCGCCCGCCCCACTCCCCGGCCAGGTAACTCGGCAGTTGCCAGAGCCGTTCCGCCCGCTCAGGATGCGGCATCAGCGCCAGGACGTTGCCCGCCGCGTTGCCCAGACCGGCCAGGTCGAACAGAGAACCGTTGGGGTTGTCCGGATAACCCGCGGCGGCATCGCCGCCGGGCGAAACGTAGCTTAACACACCCAGCCCCGCGGCGCTAATCCGCTCCGCCACCTCCGGGTCCGCCGTGGTGAAACGCCCCTCGCCGTGGGCCAGGGGCAGGGGCCAGACCTCACCCGGCGCGAACCGCGTCGTGAACAGACTCTTCTGCGGCTCGGCGACCTCGACGTAACACCAGCGGCAGAGGTAGCCGCGCTCGTTGGCGTCCAGGGCCGCCTCCACCGGATGGCCCTCCGCCAACCCCGGCACCAGGCCGCTCTCCAGCAGCACCTGGGCGCCGTTGCAGATGCCCAGCACCGGCTTGCCCGCCTCGGCCGCCTCCACAATCACATCCAGTACCGCCTCCTTGGCGGCGATGGCCCCGGCGCGGACCCGGTCCTCGAAGCTGAAGCCGCCGGCCAGCAGGAAGGCGTCGGCGGCGCGCAGCTTCTCCGGCTGGTTCCAGCGGATGATCTCCGCCTCCAGACCCGCGGCGCGGCAGGCGCGGGCGCTCTCGTACTCGCAGTTGGTGCCGGGAAAGGCCAGCACGGCGACGGTGGGCATGGTTCAACTCCTGTTACGTCGGCGGATGCTCGAGATTGGTTCGGCTCCAGCCCCTGTCAACGGGGGCTGTGATGGCGGATCGGCTTGAGGGTTGTCCGGTTCACTCTCCCCACTGAGAATAATTTGAGCTGGGGGGCTCTTCTGAGGATCAACTCGGCAATCCTCAGCGGTACAGCAGGCAGATTCCATAAGACATCATGGCCTTGCGCCGGCCGGTCGGCCCCGGTCCCGCTTCAGACGAATGAGCCATACCCCGGCGGCGGTCGGCGCTTCAGTACTCCCCGGCCTCGGCGCCCAGCTCCTCCCGACCGGTGATGGTTACCGGTTCGATGACGATCAGCAGGGTCCGCTCGACATCGGCGGCGGTCAGCGGGTCGTGCCCGCCTTGCGGATCGTAGGCCTCGAGGAAAGCCCGCAGCAGGGGCAGCTTCTCGGCGACCTCCTCGACGAGGTCGGCCCGGCCCTCGACGAGGACGCTGCGCCAGGGCAGGTAGCAGCCGCCGCGCCCGTGGGGCGTCGCGGAGGCCGCGGCGGCGCCGACGCCAAAGCAGACCCGGGGGTCGCGGCGCAGATGCTCCAGCTTGCGGCCGTGCAGGGCGGTGTGGATCAGCACCCGTCCGGCGTGCCAGAGGTAGTTGAGCGGTAAGATGTAGGGGCCGTCGTCGCCGTTGACGGCCAGCCAGCCGATCTCGCCCTCGGCGAGCCGCCGCTCGCACCACTCGCGGTCGCGGTCGACGATGCTCATCACAGCCTCCCTATCCCCCGTACCAGCAGGGCTCTTCGCCCGTGGTCAGCTCAACGTCCTCCCCCGTCTCCAGGTTCAGCAGGTGGATGGTGTTGCGGTAGCTGGGCAGCCAGCCGAGGGGGTCGTACTCGGTGTCGGGCGCAGCAACGTCAGGGGGCGCGCTTTCTTCTTCTTCGTCGACAGCCTCGTCGTCCTCGGGCAGGCTCTTCTCCGGGTTGTGACGGCGACCGGGCTCGTAGTGGTAGTTCTCGTGCTGGTAGCCGTGCTCGTCGGTCGGGTACTCGAGGGGGTACTCGACGTGGTAGTAGATGTAGCGACGGTCACCGGCGAAGCAGGGTCCGCCGCAGTCCGCGGGCAGGTCGGTCAGCCGGTCGAAGTCCCCGGAGGCGGCGTCGTAGAGGTAGATGTCGAAGGACTCCCGCGCCGCCGGGCGGAAGGTCAGGGCGAAGAGCGAGCCGTCGGGGGCGAGGGCGTACTCCTTGACCTCGCCGCGAAAGCTCTCCAGCATCTCGGGCTCACCGTCGGGGAGCTCGAGGTACATCAGCTCGCTGTAATCGGCCCCGGTGGCGGCGTGGATGAAGTAGAGGGCCTCGCCGTCGGGGCTCCAGACGGGCCAACGGGCCCACTCTTCGAGGTCGGTCAGCCGGCGGACACCGGCGGGGTCGTCGAGGTCGAAGAGCACGATCTCGGCGCCGTCGCCCAGCGAGGCGCAGGCCACCCGCTGTCCGGCGGGGTCGAGGGCGGGCAGGCCGTCCCACCAGCCGCTGTCGTAGAGCGGCACGGGTTCACCCGCCGCGAAATCGTAGCGGTAGAGGTCCCAACCGCCCGCAGCGTCGGCGGCGAAGACCAGCACGGCCCCGTCGGGGCTGCTCGTCAGCGTGACGCCCATGTCGGTGCAGCCGAAGAGCTCGTCGATCAGCTCGACGTCGGCGCCGTCGGCCTCCATGCGGTAGAGGCGTCCGGCGCGTTCGAAGTAGACGGCGCCCTCGAGGGCCGGCGCGGTCGCGGCGGCCGCCAGTAGGATGATGAGCCAGCGGCGCATGGTCCTCCTTCAGCGCGTCTCGCCGTAGCTGGGGACGACGCAGCCGTTCCAGGTCACCCGGTAGACGTTGTCGGTGTCCAGGGAGTAGGCGAAGATGTCGGTGTAGGTGTCGTCGAAGAGGATGGTCCGGCCGTCGGCGGTGAAGCGCGGGAAGCGCTTGGCCCCGCCGTCTTCGGTCAGGCGGCGCTCCGTGTCGTCCCCGAGGTCGCGCAGGTAGAGGTCGAAGCCGCCGTCGCCGTCGGCGTCCTGGACGTAGACCAGGCTTTCACCGTCGGGGCTCCAGGAGGGGTACATCCCGGCGGCGACGCGCCGGGGAGCGGCGCCGTCGGCGTCCATGACGTAGACCTCGTAGCCGCCGGTGTAGGCACCGCGCTTGCTCATGAAGGCGATGCGTTCGCCGTCGGGGCTCCAGGCGGGATAGGAATCCTCGGCGCCGTGGTTGGTCAGGCGGGTGAGGTCGGAACCGTCGGCGGCGACGGCGTAGATTTCCCAGTTGCCGTCGCGCTCGGTGTGGAAGGCGATCCGTCGGCCGTCGGGGCTCCAGCAGGGGGCGTCCTCGATGTGCGGCGTGTCGAGCAGAGCCTGCTGGTCGCCGCCGTCGGGGTCCATCAGGTAGAGGTCGAGGTCGCCGCCGCGTTTCGAGCTGAAAACGATCCGGCGGCCGTCCGGGGTGATCGCCGACTGCCAACTGAGACCGTCGAAGGTCAATTGACGTCCCGCCGTCGTGGCCAGGTCCAAGGCGTGGATGTCGCCGGCCAGGTGGAAGATCACCGTGCCCGCGAGATCCAGACCGACCAGGTAGGGGGTGTCGCCTTCGGGCAGCTCGACGGGCAGGGCGCCGGCGGCCTCGGCGACGGAGCCGGCCAGCTCGCGGCAGACCCGGGGGATGCGGCTCTCCCGGGAGGCCGTTTCCTGGCGCCCGACGACGACCTCGCCCGACTCAGCGTCGACGAAGCGGGCGGCCACGGTGTAGGAGCCGGCCAACTGGGTCAGGCTGCCCACCAGGACGTAGTCGGCGCCCAGCAGCTCGCCGACCTCGACGGCGGTCTCGGCGTCGACGACCCCGGAGAGGGCCAGGGCCTGCTCGGACATCACGTCGGCCAGGCGGGCGCGCTCGACCAGGTCGAGCTCCGCGTGCTCGGCCAGGCCGGCGCGGAAGAGCTCGGCGGCGCCCCGGGCCAGCACCTCGGCGCAGCCGACGGCCTCGAAGTCCACTACGGCGATCGTCGGCCCGGCGAGGGCCGCCGCGGCCAGAATCGCTACGAAGAGCGTTGTCAACAGGCGTTTAGTCATCTCATCTCCCTAGAGAAGAGTAGTCCTTCACTCGACCGGGCGCCAGGCGGGTTCGTAATCCCAGCTGCTGTTGTTGGTCAATTGCCGCTGGTTACTCCCGTCGGCGTCCATCACAAAGATTTCCCAGTTTCCGCCGCGGAAGGCCTGGAAAGCGATGCGGCCCCCACCGGAAGAGGCGGATGTTCCGCTGTACGGCAGGCCGGTGAGCTCCGCCGCCAGCCGGCGGCAGACTTCGGGCAATTCGTCTTCATTGTTTACAGTTTCTGTCTTACCCAGGGCCGCCTCCGCCGTCTCGACGTTTATGTAGCGTACAGAGACGGTAAAAGTGCCGCCAAGGCCGGTTACGCTACCAACCGCTACATACTCAGCTCCGACTAACTTTCCAAATTCTACCGCCGTGCTGCTATCGATCAGGCCACTGACCTGGAGTGATTGTTCCTCAATGACTCGCTCCAACTGTGCTCGTTCGATCACACGAAACTTGCCGGTGTCGATGATCTCGGTGCGGAGGATCTCGCCCACGGCGTCGGCGATGCCCTGGTCGCAGTTCTTGGCCTCAAACTCGACGATGGCCACGGCGGGTTGATCGGCCGCAGCGGCGGCGACAGTGATGAGTAGTACAAGAGAAAGCCGTCTCATTGTTTACTCCTCGAGGCTTTACTAAAAGGGGTCGGTGGTAGCCAGCCAGTATGCATCAGGCAATTTCACTCCACCGGGCACCAGGCGGGAAACCTACCTCCTTCTGTGGTCAATTGCCGCTGGTTGCTCCCGTCGGCGTCCATCACAAAGATTTCATCGTCCCCGTCGCGTTCGGACACGAAAGCGAGGCGGCGGCCGTCGGGACTCCAGGCGGGATACATACCTCCTTCTGTGGTCAATTGCCGCTGGTTACTCCCGTCGGCGTCCATCACAAAGATTTCATCGTCCCCGTCGCGGTCGGAGTGGAAGGCGAGGCTGGCCGACGAGGACCCCGACGAACAGCTGCAATCACCTTCGGAGCCGCTGTCCGGCGGGCCGGTAAGG
It encodes:
- a CDS encoding bifunctional enoyl-CoA hydratase/phosphate acetyltransferase gives rise to the protein MIKSFSEIRRRVSERTGQVLAVAGAAHASTLEAVAAAREAGVAEAVLVGSEAEIRAAADKAGVEAAGEIVDVAGDTAIAARAVELVRAGKAGMVMKGAVSTGTLLKAVLDKERGLRSGKLLSHIAALEVPGQERLLWVTDGGMNICPDLPTKAAILHNAVASLRKLGYQRPRAAVLGAVEKVNPDMPDTLDAASLTQMAARGQFGPCEVDGPLALDLAVSAEAAAIKGIGGEVVGRADILLVPDIRAGNIFAKGLLYLAGAKIGGLIAGAAAPIVLLSRADDAETKLNSIALCTACTL
- a CDS encoding tetratricopeptide repeat protein — protein: MIRRLLSLAILLCVTAAGAVEVREVPPLVLPESALLRELAAESWRIIEALEDGTGEVEGRLARLTDSYSERVRGACYPYHLALGQLAYGRGDLEGAGEAFRHAAELENGAAEPLAWLALLELRHGRLSGALARAEAALELDPLQPLAREVIRVTGLLTDEEEIGFTSRDPAALEALRAGDAAFARGDFAAAATAYRRALEHDPDFLEARIYLGDALLRSGEPAAALAELETALAAEADDARANYLTGRAHAALDDAAAAASAYRRALELRPDYPAAERALAELESGG
- a CDS encoding WYL domain-containing protein — protein: MTPHNGLEWPNKTALRRLLEIDRLVRAGGLPTVEKLARRFEVAERTVYRDLAYLRDQLGAPLAYRRSDGGGGYYYTDPSYVLPANFIRHGEMVGLLLAGKLVEQTAGQPRAPALAGLLGRLRELLTENELLIVEAEVAAFDYAARRTRRLDTAVVEAAARSLRRRRRVTLDLYEPATGGWRALEFETYHVVHLNTAWHLLGLEVGADERAALPLARIKGLRETDERYTVPRDFDLDAALADAFGFRLGAPEHRVALEFRGEAARLVAEREWHPSQRLSFRADGSVVLTLRTAHLEELVRWLAGFGGDARVQSPPELRELLLRRARELITVNEDSIEPHRD
- the deoC gene encoding deoxyribose-phosphate aldolase, with the translated sequence METPPVSLRHGRSLLERISRASLAWTIDAALLGPAATRTELESCVSDCLELGVKGLCVLPRHLAAARRLIDGAGGALDLIGVVDFPLGGRPTARKVAEIGELLDAGADELDAVPDLSLLKTRRTRELAAELAELRRAARGCVLKIILECPLLEPEEMARGAELCLEAGAEFVKTATGTRGATRTDHVQVLRNAVGTAMDVKAAGGIRSLNDAAALFEAGANRLGTSRPRELLEEFERRRGGCS
- a CDS encoding DUF1844 domain-containing protein translates to MDEERKLHTARFTALVYSLHSSAMVQLGKLAEPTTGEVRRDLDAARSTIDLLETLDYKLRNGLEDGERRMLDQVLTELRLNYIGERTGESSDTATTEREADEEGADNGGEADNAEPARDDGGGAAD
- the dnaJ gene encoding molecular chaperone DnaJ, which produces MTIHERDYYEILEVSRDADKATIKRAYRKKALQYHPDRNPDDPAAEERFKECSEAYQVLSDDQKRAVYDRHGHDGLKGRGYRGFDDVSDIFDLFGNLFGGLFGGPMGGGRRGRRMRRGGDIAARVEIDYRQALEGLERTLTLEREEICDRCGGSGSEPGHEPQTCPTCRGRGRVVRSAGFMRLETTCPECGGAGKIISEPCADCDGRGRLLRRRRVKVRIPAGIDDGQRIRVSGEGHDGSVPGIRGDLYLEVGLEPHQHFGRNGRDLLLELELSYPQLALGDRVAVPTLEGTEELKIPAGTQPDTVFKIRRAGFPAVGGGRRGDLRVTVKSWVPKRLSRKQKQLLQELQETLD
- the purQ gene encoding phosphoribosylformylglycinamidine synthase I yields the protein MPTVAVLAFPGTNCEYESARACRAAGLEAEIIRWNQPEKLRAADAFLLAGGFSFEDRVRAGAIAAKEAVLDVIVEAAEAGKPVLGICNGAQVLLESGLVPGLAEGHPVEAALDANERGYLCRWCYVEVAEPQKSLFTTRFAPGEVWPLPLAHGEGRFTTADPEVAERISAAGLGVLSYVSPGGDAAAGYPDNPNGSLFDLAGLGNAAGNVLALMPHPERAERLWQLPSYLAGEWGGRRRELNGSTPLDAPGPGRKIFGSLAAHLGVG